Below is a window of Diaminobutyricibacter sp. McL0608 DNA.
ACCCGGGATGCGATGCACGAGCTGACCGAGCGGATCTGGGCCGAACGCGGTCTCACCGTGGTCTTCGTCACGCACAACGTGCGGGAAGCCGCACGCCTGGCCGACCGGGTGATCGTCATGAAGCCGTCGCCTGGTCGCATCGGAGGCGAGGAGAGGATCGACATCCCCCGTCCCCGCCGCATGGAGGACCTCCTCACCGCAGAGGCCGCCGCCGAACTCCACGACCTGCTCCACAGCCAGGAGGTGTCTGATGAGTGATCGAGCCCTGCGCGCGTCGACCGTCGGCCTTGCGCCCGCCACATTCCACGAGGGCGGCGACGGGTTGTCGCGCTGGAGCAGGCGCATCTGGCGCCGCGTCTGGCCGCCGCTCCTCGCCGTGCTCATCGTCCTCCTCGTGTGGGAGCTGGTCGTGCTCAGCGGCTGGCGTCCCGATTACGTGCTCCCCGGCCCGCTGACGGTCGGCCAGACGTTCGTCGGCGAACTCGTCGACCCGAAGTTCTGGAGCGCTCTCGGCACGACGCTCAACCGGGCGATGATCGGCTTCGCGGTCGCCATCGTGATCGGGACGGCCCTCGGGCTCGCCGTGTCCCGCTCCCGAATCCTCCGTTCCGCGATCGGATCGCTGATCACCGGCCTCCAGACCATGCCGTCGATCGCCTGGTTCCCGCTGGCGATCCTGTTGTTCGGCCTCACCGAGCAGGCGATCCTGTTCGTGGTCGTCATCGGCGCGGCTCCGTCGATCGCGAACGGCTTCGTCTCCGGCGTGGACGACGTCCCGCCACAGCTGGTGCGGGTCGCGAAAGTTCTCGGTGCGCGTGGCCTCGGGCTGTACCGTTCTGTGATGATCCCGTCCGCGATGCCGCAGTACGTCTCGGGCCTCAAGCAGGGCTGGGCATTCGCCTGGCGCAGCCTGATGGCGGGCGAACTGCTGGTGATCATCGCATCCCGGCCTTCGCTCGGAGTCCAGCTCCAGTTCTTCCGCGAATTCGCCAACGCACCGGGGCTGATCGCGATCATGATCGTGATCCTGCTCGTCGGCGTCATCGTCGACGGCGTCTTCAGCGCGATCGCGAACGGAGTCCGCTCTCGCCGTGGCATGGGGGTCGTGCGAATATAGTTCAAACGAACGCAAGTCCCAGGACTGTGGAGGGGGGCGCACCGTGCAGGTCAACGCTCGCGTGGACTACGCCCTCAGGGCTGTCGTCCAGATCGCGAGCGCGGGCACGGACGGCGGCG
It encodes the following:
- a CDS encoding ABC transporter permease gives rise to the protein MSDRALRASTVGLAPATFHEGGDGLSRWSRRIWRRVWPPLLAVLIVLLVWELVVLSGWRPDYVLPGPLTVGQTFVGELVDPKFWSALGTTLNRAMIGFAVAIVIGTALGLAVSRSRILRSAIGSLITGLQTMPSIAWFPLAILLFGLTEQAILFVVVIGAAPSIANGFVSGVDDVPPQLVRVAKVLGARGLGLYRSVMIPSAMPQYVSGLKQGWAFAWRSLMAGELLVIIASRPSLGVQLQFFREFANAPGLIAIMIVILLVGVIVDGVFSAIANGVRSRRGMGVVRI